In the genome of Ignavibacteriota bacterium, one region contains:
- a CDS encoding CRTAC1 family protein, which yields MKKAQIKELLLMILVSLSSYAQNRVTDGLQVLYKFNEGSGSTITDVSGVGSPFNLKISSTANVTWGSNYLQTKGEAKIKSLAAATKIINACKSSNELTFEIWFIPTDTVQHNVVARMMTMTNTDYHAANIKLWQKTNDFGFHCRDSSTSDANGIEWKFYNYPVKLRHFIFTRSSDGQERLYMDNKLLSPEKYNQEDPVPGDFSTWDNSFYLYLSGDAINGFYWLGKYYKIAVYSKSLSAEEVAQNYNAGLIEYGVAPISDITGTNLQGDHANNGEYGGHGIYWGDSDGDGDPDLYITMNATSPMADQFFENNGGVLTEKAAEKGIDNAIENATTKGSHGWVWADLDNDGDFDGWNGSYSRNIPYRNKNNQPGYFEDMFATSGIEDIALGTRGVTAFDFDNDGDLDLFGNNFTARTQNQPNEFYMNNGNFTFTRINNGLTGPVGDQGVCDGDIDNDGDMDLALAVFESNTDGRNVVIMENVNGQFVKLQNTGLNLVISADGLGSVDGVTFWDMNNDGWLDVVSGKKIFLNDHDKTFTEVANVPSGFRFMRGIADLDNDGDWDLIDPLAGKVHLNNGNLTFTTTSYTTGFASSDPNVTDLRCVSFADIDLDGDVDFAVGVKNLYNRLYRNEYSGNNKYLKIQLKSADGQIGAFGTKVYLYSVTGDTLLSYRQAHGSQGYLSQDEPVLHFGCGNRDQVKVKVVFLNNNHSTFEFISNTNRIIQIPISLKVKVFLEGVYNNNKLDINLESQLPLTQPFNNSIFNYNGSEAITREFILSNKIVDWVLVELRNINNYNIVVKKRAALINENGLLIDFNSNGSISFDGVAPNKYYLVVKHRNHLSIMSKIIDLN from the coding sequence ATGAAAAAAGCACAAATAAAAGAGTTGCTTCTGATGATATTAGTGAGCCTAAGCAGTTATGCGCAAAACAGAGTAACAGACGGATTACAGGTACTTTATAAGTTTAATGAAGGAAGCGGCAGTACAATAACAGATGTATCCGGAGTAGGTAGCCCTTTTAACTTGAAGATAAGCTCAACAGCCAATGTAACGTGGGGAAGCAATTATTTACAGACAAAAGGCGAAGCTAAAATAAAATCATTGGCAGCAGCAACAAAGATAATAAATGCGTGCAAGAGCAGTAATGAACTAACGTTTGAGATATGGTTTATACCAACAGATACTGTTCAGCATAATGTAGTAGCAAGAATGATGACAATGACAAATACGGATTATCACGCAGCAAATATTAAATTATGGCAGAAAACAAATGATTTCGGATTTCACTGCAGAGATTCATCAACGAGCGACGCAAATGGAATAGAATGGAAGTTTTATAATTATCCGGTAAAGCTGAGACATTTTATCTTTACAAGAAGTTCAGATGGACAAGAAAGATTGTATATGGATAATAAGCTATTATCACCGGAGAAGTATAATCAAGAAGACCCGGTTCCGGGAGATTTTTCGACATGGGATAATAGTTTTTATTTGTATTTGAGCGGGGATGCGATAAATGGATTTTATTGGTTAGGGAAGTACTATAAAATAGCGGTATACAGTAAATCATTAAGCGCAGAAGAAGTAGCCCAGAATTATAATGCGGGATTGATAGAATATGGAGTAGCACCAATCTCGGATATAACGGGTACAAATTTACAAGGAGATCATGCAAATAATGGAGAATACGGCGGGCATGGGATATATTGGGGAGACAGTGATGGAGACGGAGACCCGGACTTATATATAACAATGAATGCTACAAGTCCAATGGCGGATCAGTTTTTTGAGAACAACGGAGGAGTTTTAACCGAGAAAGCGGCAGAGAAGGGAATAGATAATGCGATAGAGAACGCGACAACGAAAGGAAGTCACGGGTGGGTATGGGCAGATTTGGATAATGATGGAGATTTTGACGGATGGAACGGATCATACAGTAGAAATATACCCTATAGGAATAAGAATAATCAGCCGGGATATTTTGAAGATATGTTTGCGACAAGCGGAATAGAGGATATAGCATTAGGCACAAGAGGAGTGACAGCGTTTGATTTTGATAATGACGGAGATTTGGATTTATTTGGGAATAATTTCACGGCAAGAACTCAGAACCAGCCAAATGAGTTTTATATGAACAACGGTAATTTCACATTCACGCGTATAAATAACGGATTGACCGGCCCGGTAGGAGATCAAGGTGTTTGTGATGGAGATATAGACAATGACGGTGATATGGATTTAGCTTTGGCAGTATTTGAAAGCAATACGGATGGAAGAAATGTAGTGATAATGGAGAATGTGAATGGACAGTTTGTGAAATTACAGAATACGGGATTGAATTTGGTTATTTCTGCAGATGGGCTAGGCAGTGTGGATGGAGTAACATTTTGGGATATGAATAATGACGGATGGTTAGATGTAGTGAGCGGGAAAAAAATATTCTTAAATGATCATGATAAAACATTTACAGAAGTTGCGAATGTACCGAGCGGATTTAGATTTATGCGAGGAATTGCGGATCTGGATAATGATGGAGATTGGGATTTAATAGATCCATTAGCTGGTAAAGTACATTTGAACAATGGCAATTTAACATTTACGACAACATCATATACAACGGGATTTGCGTCATCGGATCCGAATGTTACTGATTTAAGATGTGTATCATTTGCGGATATAGATTTAGATGGAGATGTAGATTTTGCGGTAGGAGTAAAGAATTTATATAATAGATTGTATAGGAATGAATACAGCGGCAACAACAAATATTTGAAGATACAATTAAAGAGCGCAGACGGACAGATCGGAGCGTTTGGAACAAAGGTATATTTGTATTCGGTAACGGGAGATACGTTATTAAGTTATAGACAAGCCCATGGCAGTCAAGGTTATTTATCTCAAGACGAGCCGGTATTGCATTTTGGATGCGGTAATAGAGATCAAGTTAAAGTAAAAGTTGTGTTCTTAAATAATAATCATTCTACTTTTGAATTTATTTCAAATACTAATAGAATAATTCAAATTCCTATTTCATTAAAAGTAAAAGTGTTTTTAGAAGGAGTTTATAACAATAATAAATTGGACATTAATTTAGAATCTCAATTACCTCTAACACAACCTTTTAATAATTCAATTTTTAACTATAACGGTAGTGAAGCAATTACAAGAGAATTTATTCTTAGTAATAAAATTGTTGACTGGGTACTAGTAGAATTAAGAAATATTAATAATTATAATATAGTAGTTAAAAAAAGGGCAGCATTGATAAATGAAAATGGTTTATTAATTGATTTTAATAGTAACGGATCTATTAGTTTTGATGGTGTAGCACCTAATAAATATTATTTAGTAGTTAAGCATAGGAACCATTTATCCATTATGAGTAAAATAATTGACCTAAACTAA